A region of Micropterus dolomieu isolate WLL.071019.BEF.003 ecotype Adirondacks linkage group LG01, ASM2129224v1, whole genome shotgun sequence DNA encodes the following proteins:
- the rbbp8 gene encoding DNA endonuclease RBBP8 isoform X1: MSSPGQSSRTPKPADLFEDLWRQLGECHQNTLQELEAKVSKLKKERCLDAQRLEVFHSRNQQLKEQNKTLQDAISLLEERLRAGECDRCTILRENLKNNQDQNLCLIAKLKNERNSLEDENRKLHAELQKLKMSCSEPRQASSPEPEEGIIPDSPVLPSSLPVANKLRKRKHMDKMKHVRYAEMPLPQSNKSLFNELNKELVDATKNPGRAEVLVPNTCELDTPHVSNDVNLYLDEAIAETCGLELLDKPHMTSAGQKSSSKASWKCDVSLKPCCSSFSSMPIHSPDSTTETSPSLISRVKRLSESGSINKAKRAKGDREPEVQEEDRQGIQQAVGKQWEGRHTQPDLIKRTSTRLGSQSFKKVPLDSQVQSTQNGTSNQRPDVSCASPAFKKPDVKEANKDGFRKKGNPLQDLNASHLQPEGEDAVEFHVTTMTLLSPAVRGEKVEPMWSIDPALALSMYESEWRGDEPKEEQCLGELVDTDCTWVSHSLLQCRGENARDSVSGLGKKANDSLDMMFDTTAYGEYKSYNSSCLGQSQPCGGDDAGDYEEGEEEDDEQDLPENSQNKGHNARCPTFAHVAVVRKKDERRKLKGTTCKECDIYYAHLPEEEKQKKLSACSRHRFLYIPPCTPENFWEVGFPSTQTCIERGYIKEEKNPQARSRRRQPFNALFSPKSKKQES, translated from the exons ATGAGCAGCCCAGGACAGAGCAGCAGAACCCCCAAACCAGCTGACCTCTTTGAAGATTTATGGAGGCAGCTGGGAGAGTGCCACCAGAACACACTTCAAG aACTGGAGGCAAAAGTGAGCAAGTTGAAGAAGGAGCGCTGTTT GgatgctcagagacttgaggtGTTTCACAGTCGCAACCAGCAGCTGAAGGAGCAAAACAAAACCCTGCAGGATGCTATCAGTCTCCTGGAGGAAAG GCTCCGTGCAGGAGAGTGTGATCGATGTACCATCTTAAGGGAGAACCTGAAAAACAACCAGGATCAGAATTTGTGCCTGATTGCCAAACTGA AGAATGAAAGAAACAGCCTCGaggatgaaaacagaaaactacATGCTGAACttcaaaagttaaaaatgtcttG CTCAGAGCCCCGGCAGGCCTCCTCCCCCGAACCGGAAGAAGGCATCATCCCAGACTCACCAGTCCTGCCAAGCTCGCTGCCTGTGGCAAACAAACTGAGGAAACGTAAACATATGGACAAAATGAAGCACGTTCGCTATGCAGAGATGCCTCTACCACAGTCTAACAAGTCACTCTTCAACG aacTGAATAAGGAGCTTGTTGACGCTACAAAGAATCCTGGAAGAGCAGAAGTGCTTGTACCCAACACATGTGAACTGGACACACCCCACGTCTCAA ATGATGTGAATCTATATCTGGATGAAGCGATAGCAGAAACCTGCGGCCTTGAACTTCTTGACAAGCCTCACATG acaTCTGCAGGCCAGAAAAGCAGCTCGAAAGCTTCTTGGAAGTGTGACGTTAGTTTAAA GCCTTGCTGCTCCTCCTTTTCATCCATGCCCATCCACAGTCCAGACTCGACCACAGAGACGTCGCCGTCACTTATCTCACGTGTCAAACGGCTTTCGGAGAGCGGCTCCATTAACAAAGCAAAACGGGCGAAGGGGGACCGCGAACCGGAGGTGCAAGAGGAGGACAGACAAGGAATCCAGCAAGCGGTTGGCAAACAGTGGgaaggcagacacacacaacctgACCTGATCAAACGAACCTCCACACGTTTAGGCAGTCAAAGCTTCAAGAAGGTGCCGTTGGACAGCCAG GTTCAGTCAACACAAAATGGGACGTCTAACCAAAGGCCAGATGTTTCCTGTGCAAGTCCTGCTTTCAAGAAGCCAGATGTTAAAGAAGCAAACAAAGACGGCTTTAGGAAGAAAGGAAACCCTCTGCAAGATCTGAATGCCTCCCATCTTCAACCTGAAGGAGAAGATG CAGTTGAATTTCATGTGACCACGATGACTCTGCTCTCCCCAGCTgtgaggggggaaaaagtggaGCCCATGTGGAGCATTGACCCTGCGCTCGCCCTGTCCATGTATGAAAGTGAATGGAGAGGAGACGAG CCAAAGGAAGAACAGTGTCTTGGAGAACTGGTAGATACCGACTGCACTTGGGTCAGTCACAGCTTACTCCAGTGTCGGGGAGAAAATGCCCGGGACAGTGTGTCTG GTCTAGGCAAGAAGGCAAATGACAGTCTGGATATGATGTTTGACACAACAGCTTATGGAGAGTACAAGTCTTACAACAGTTCATGCTTAGGCCAGAGCCAGCCctgtggtggtgatgatgcagGTGATTAcgaagaaggagaagaggaggatgatg AACAAGATCTTCCTGAAAACAGCCAAAATAAAGGGCACAATGCACG ATGCCCAACATTTGCACACGTGGCCGTGGTTCGCAAGAAAGACGAGAGACGAAAACTTAAGGGCACCACCTGTAAGGAGTGTGACATT TATTACGCTCATCTCCcagaggaggaaaaacagaaaaagttgTCTGCGTGCTCAAGGCACAGATTTCTTTATATTCCTCCTTGTACTCCTGAAAATTTCTGGGAAGTTGGATTCCCATCAACTCAAACATGCATTGAGAGAG GTTATATCAAGGAAGAAAAGAACCCACAGGCACGTTCTCGGAGAAGACAACCATTCAATGCTTTATTCTCCCCAAAGTCGAAAAAACAGGAGAGCTAA
- the rbbp8 gene encoding DNA endonuclease RBBP8 isoform X2 → MSSPGQSSRTPKPADLFEDLWRQLGECHQNTLQELEAKVSKLKKERCLDAQRLEVFHSRNQQLKEQNKTLQDAISLLEERLRAGECDRCTILRENLKNNQDQNLCLIAKLKNERNSLEDENRKLHAELQKLKMSCSEPRQASSPEPEEGIIPDSPVLPSSLPVANKLRKRKHMDKMKHVRYAEMPLPQSNKSLFNELNKELVDATKNPGRAEVLVPNTCELDTPHVSNDVNLYLDEAIAETCGLELLDKPHMTSAGQKSSSKASWKCDVSLKPCCSSFSSMPIHSPDSTTETSPSLISRVKRLSESGSINKAKRAKGDREPEVQEEDRQGIQQAVGKQWEGRHTQPDLIKRTSTRLGSQSFKKVPLDSQVQSTQNGTSNQRPDVSCASPAFKKPDVKEANKDGFRKKGNPLQDLNASHLQPEGEDAVRGEKVEPMWSIDPALALSMYESEWRGDEPKEEQCLGELVDTDCTWVSHSLLQCRGENARDSVSGLGKKANDSLDMMFDTTAYGEYKSYNSSCLGQSQPCGGDDAGDYEEGEEEDDEQDLPENSQNKGHNARCPTFAHVAVVRKKDERRKLKGTTCKECDIYYAHLPEEEKQKKLSACSRHRFLYIPPCTPENFWEVGFPSTQTCIERGYIKEEKNPQARSRRRQPFNALFSPKSKKQES, encoded by the exons ATGAGCAGCCCAGGACAGAGCAGCAGAACCCCCAAACCAGCTGACCTCTTTGAAGATTTATGGAGGCAGCTGGGAGAGTGCCACCAGAACACACTTCAAG aACTGGAGGCAAAAGTGAGCAAGTTGAAGAAGGAGCGCTGTTT GgatgctcagagacttgaggtGTTTCACAGTCGCAACCAGCAGCTGAAGGAGCAAAACAAAACCCTGCAGGATGCTATCAGTCTCCTGGAGGAAAG GCTCCGTGCAGGAGAGTGTGATCGATGTACCATCTTAAGGGAGAACCTGAAAAACAACCAGGATCAGAATTTGTGCCTGATTGCCAAACTGA AGAATGAAAGAAACAGCCTCGaggatgaaaacagaaaactacATGCTGAACttcaaaagttaaaaatgtcttG CTCAGAGCCCCGGCAGGCCTCCTCCCCCGAACCGGAAGAAGGCATCATCCCAGACTCACCAGTCCTGCCAAGCTCGCTGCCTGTGGCAAACAAACTGAGGAAACGTAAACATATGGACAAAATGAAGCACGTTCGCTATGCAGAGATGCCTCTACCACAGTCTAACAAGTCACTCTTCAACG aacTGAATAAGGAGCTTGTTGACGCTACAAAGAATCCTGGAAGAGCAGAAGTGCTTGTACCCAACACATGTGAACTGGACACACCCCACGTCTCAA ATGATGTGAATCTATATCTGGATGAAGCGATAGCAGAAACCTGCGGCCTTGAACTTCTTGACAAGCCTCACATG acaTCTGCAGGCCAGAAAAGCAGCTCGAAAGCTTCTTGGAAGTGTGACGTTAGTTTAAA GCCTTGCTGCTCCTCCTTTTCATCCATGCCCATCCACAGTCCAGACTCGACCACAGAGACGTCGCCGTCACTTATCTCACGTGTCAAACGGCTTTCGGAGAGCGGCTCCATTAACAAAGCAAAACGGGCGAAGGGGGACCGCGAACCGGAGGTGCAAGAGGAGGACAGACAAGGAATCCAGCAAGCGGTTGGCAAACAGTGGgaaggcagacacacacaacctgACCTGATCAAACGAACCTCCACACGTTTAGGCAGTCAAAGCTTCAAGAAGGTGCCGTTGGACAGCCAG GTTCAGTCAACACAAAATGGGACGTCTAACCAAAGGCCAGATGTTTCCTGTGCAAGTCCTGCTTTCAAGAAGCCAGATGTTAAAGAAGCAAACAAAGACGGCTTTAGGAAGAAAGGAAACCCTCTGCAAGATCTGAATGCCTCCCATCTTCAACCTGAAGGAGAAGATG CTgtgaggggggaaaaagtggaGCCCATGTGGAGCATTGACCCTGCGCTCGCCCTGTCCATGTATGAAAGTGAATGGAGAGGAGACGAG CCAAAGGAAGAACAGTGTCTTGGAGAACTGGTAGATACCGACTGCACTTGGGTCAGTCACAGCTTACTCCAGTGTCGGGGAGAAAATGCCCGGGACAGTGTGTCTG GTCTAGGCAAGAAGGCAAATGACAGTCTGGATATGATGTTTGACACAACAGCTTATGGAGAGTACAAGTCTTACAACAGTTCATGCTTAGGCCAGAGCCAGCCctgtggtggtgatgatgcagGTGATTAcgaagaaggagaagaggaggatgatg AACAAGATCTTCCTGAAAACAGCCAAAATAAAGGGCACAATGCACG ATGCCCAACATTTGCACACGTGGCCGTGGTTCGCAAGAAAGACGAGAGACGAAAACTTAAGGGCACCACCTGTAAGGAGTGTGACATT TATTACGCTCATCTCCcagaggaggaaaaacagaaaaagttgTCTGCGTGCTCAAGGCACAGATTTCTTTATATTCCTCCTTGTACTCCTGAAAATTTCTGGGAAGTTGGATTCCCATCAACTCAAACATGCATTGAGAGAG GTTATATCAAGGAAGAAAAGAACCCACAGGCACGTTCTCGGAGAAGACAACCATTCAATGCTTTATTCTCCCCAAAGTCGAAAAAACAGGAGAGCTAA
- the LOC123979913 gene encoding transmembrane protein 241 isoform X1 codes for MQWRRHIAGLAFSFVFVVSYFTNKFVLSVLKFTYPTLFQGWQTFIGAILLLLSGKLGWVEMSRITRSAALSWLPGSLLFVGNIYAGSRSLSRIEIPFYFTLQNSSHVVSYIILKVIHREKAQWLKFISLCLMLLSAINLPLFDPQFDYSGYLWAVGHLFCVGAYRVFQVHYKPSNLSDLEQQCINYLFSVLLLAIAAHPTGDLTGALEFPSLQSSTFHCGCCASALLGFLLLLATVKLKSGFSFEHFGVWIFLSKITAMSLSPFIFHMDFNIPALICVVVSHVAEALLVYSERESL; via the exons ATGCAGTGGAGAAGACATATCGCTGGCCTCGCTTTTAGCTTCGTTTTCGTTGTATCATATTTCACGAATAAG TTTGTCCTGTCAGTGTTGAAATTCACATATCCAACCCTGTTTCAAGG ATGGCAGACATTTATTGGGGCCATCCTGCTCCTACTCTCTGGGAAGCTGGGATGGGTGGAAATGAGCCGCATCACCAG GTCAGCAGCTCTTTCCTGGCTTCCAGGCTCCCTCCTGTTTGTAGGAAACATATATGCTGGTTCTAGATCCTTATCACGTATA GAAATCCCTTTTTACTTCACTCTTCAGAATTCGTCTCATGTTGTTAGTTACATAATCTTGAAGGTCATCCATAGAGAG aAGGCACAGTGGCTGAAGTTTATCAG CTTATGCTTAATGCTGCTTTCAGCCATCAACTTGCCCCTCTTTGATCCTCAG TTTGACTACAGTGGTTACCTTTGGGCTGTCGGTCATCTGTTCTGTGTTG GTGCATACAGGGTGTTTCAAGTTCACTACAAACCCAGTAATTTAAG tgACCTTGAACAACAGTGCATTAACTACTTGTTCAG TGTACTGCTGCTGGCCATTGCTGCTCACCCAACAG GTGACCTCACTGGTGCCTTGGAGTTCCCGTCCCTTCAGTCCAGCACATTTCACTGTGGTTGCTGTGCCAG TGCACTGCTGGGGTTTTTGCTTCTGCTGGCCACAGTCAAACTGAAAAGTGGATTTTCCTTCGAGCACTTTGGGGTCTGGATTTTTTTGTCTAAG ATTACTGCCATGTCCCTCTCCCCATTTATTTTCCACATGGACTTTAACATTCCAGCTCTTATTTG TGTGGTCGTCAGCCATGTTGCCGAAGCCCTGTTGGTGTATTCTGAAAGAGAATCTCTTTGA
- the LOC123979913 gene encoding transmembrane protein 241 isoform X2, with protein sequence MQWRRHIAGLAFSFVFVVSYFTNKFVLSVLKFTYPTLFQGWQTFIGAILLLLSGKLGWVEMSRITRSAALSWLPGSLLFVGNIYAGSRSLSRINSSHVVSYIILKVIHREKAQWLKFISLCLMLLSAINLPLFDPQFDYSGYLWAVGHLFCVGAYRVFQVHYKPSNLSDLEQQCINYLFSVLLLAIAAHPTGDLTGALEFPSLQSSTFHCGCCASALLGFLLLLATVKLKSGFSFEHFGVWIFLSKITAMSLSPFIFHMDFNIPALICVVVSHVAEALLVYSERESL encoded by the exons ATGCAGTGGAGAAGACATATCGCTGGCCTCGCTTTTAGCTTCGTTTTCGTTGTATCATATTTCACGAATAAG TTTGTCCTGTCAGTGTTGAAATTCACATATCCAACCCTGTTTCAAGG ATGGCAGACATTTATTGGGGCCATCCTGCTCCTACTCTCTGGGAAGCTGGGATGGGTGGAAATGAGCCGCATCACCAG GTCAGCAGCTCTTTCCTGGCTTCCAGGCTCCCTCCTGTTTGTAGGAAACATATATGCTGGTTCTAGATCCTTATCACGTATA AATTCGTCTCATGTTGTTAGTTACATAATCTTGAAGGTCATCCATAGAGAG aAGGCACAGTGGCTGAAGTTTATCAG CTTATGCTTAATGCTGCTTTCAGCCATCAACTTGCCCCTCTTTGATCCTCAG TTTGACTACAGTGGTTACCTTTGGGCTGTCGGTCATCTGTTCTGTGTTG GTGCATACAGGGTGTTTCAAGTTCACTACAAACCCAGTAATTTAAG tgACCTTGAACAACAGTGCATTAACTACTTGTTCAG TGTACTGCTGCTGGCCATTGCTGCTCACCCAACAG GTGACCTCACTGGTGCCTTGGAGTTCCCGTCCCTTCAGTCCAGCACATTTCACTGTGGTTGCTGTGCCAG TGCACTGCTGGGGTTTTTGCTTCTGCTGGCCACAGTCAAACTGAAAAGTGGATTTTCCTTCGAGCACTTTGGGGTCTGGATTTTTTTGTCTAAG ATTACTGCCATGTCCCTCTCCCCATTTATTTTCCACATGGACTTTAACATTCCAGCTCTTATTTG TGTGGTCGTCAGCCATGTTGCCGAAGCCCTGTTGGTGTATTCTGAAAGAGAATCTCTTTGA
- the nsmaf gene encoding protein FAN, protein MAFLKTQERTKERFSLLLLDLEEYYFEQHTAYHETTSSKKERKIRGSFKVCSRSVIFDPEDFSEPILKIPLRDCKKIEFVEKENNPFNEHRPSAISISCVQVIYIKESNVIAPYRNERGAKKMNFQLEVWSKTEDVVQTLLQLHRASCLEKLGDQTAMIAANLQSRLARSSFDKNCFHSVTENPYMECAVEMVLPLVCNPGHVCITDESLYFQPLNGYPEQVIKIKLHSVRRIYKRRHGLRPLGLEVFCTENDFCSDIYLKFYNTADRDEIYYYIATFLENHMTEHTAESYMLQWQRGHLSNYQYLLHLNNLADRSCNDLSQYPVFPWVLAEYTSTQLDMTNAATFRDLSKPVGALNKERLDRLLARYRGMPEPPFMYGSHYSSPGYVLFYLVRVAPEHMLCLQNGRYDHADRMFNSIAETWKNCLEGATDFKELIPEFYGSDPSFLENKQSLDLGRRQNGSSVGDVILPAWASDTSDFLQKHRAALESQYVSEHLHEWIDLVFGFKQRGSEAVAAHNVFHPLTYEGGIDCDSIEDPDERIAMLTQILEFGQTPKQLFTTPHPQRITPRFHNITRSPSINSTVSELSPASQSEDSSFEDLTEESRKLAWANMGNLKLISSQKIHKEAVTGIAVTRDGAAIFSTSQDSTLKMFSKELKDFQRSMSFSNMALSSCLMLADGKTVVCSSWDNNVYFYSVPYGRRQETLMGHDDAVSEMCWFDDRLYTASWDSTVKVWRCESDSSSSHKRSQFELLAELEHDAGVNTIGLNPAGTLLVSGCKDGTVTIWDTSSYGTLQQVHCHTGTIHHMAFSPDSRHILSVGADSCMKVIDVQTGMVISSVKSAEEQRCFCWDGNSVLCGGESGELLLWDLLSNTVTKRIPAHSSAVTAMWMNELCTTVITGGEDRQMIFWKSPG, encoded by the exons ATGGCTTTTTTAAAGACGCAAGAGCGAACTAAAGAAAG ATTTTCCCTCTTGCTTCTGGATTTGGAGGAATATTATTTTGAACAGCACACTGCGTACCACGAGACAACCAGCTCAAAGAAGGAGAG AAAAATCAGAGGGTCATTCAAGGTCTGTTCCAGATCTGTCATATTTGATCCAGAGGATTTTTCTGAGCCAATTTTAAAG ATTCCTCTTCGAGACTGTAAGAAGATTGAGTTTGTGGAGAAAGAGAACAACCCTTTCAATGA GCATAGGCCATCTGCCATCTCTATTTCCTGTGTGCAG GTTATTTACATCAAAGAAAGCAATGTCATAGCACCTTACAGAAATGAAAGG GGAGCAAAGAAAATGAACTTTCAGTTGGAAGTTTGGAGTAAAACAGAAGATGTCGTTCAAACATTACTCCAG CTCCACAGGGCATCTTGTCTGGAAAAACTTGGAGACCAGACTGCAATG ATTGCAGCCAATTTACAGTCACGACTGGCGAGGTCATCTTTTGACAAAAACTG CTTTCACAGTGTAACCGAGAATCCTTACATGGAGTGTGCGGTGGAGATGGTCCTGCCTCTGGTGTGCAATCCAGGCCACGTCTGCATAACCGATGAAAGCCTCTACTTCCAGCCTCTCAACGGATATCCG GAACAGGTGATTAAAATCAAACTCCACAGTGTCAGGAGAATCTACAAAAGGCGGCATGGACTTAGACCACTG GGTCTGGAGGTGTTCTGTACTGAGAATGATTTCTGCTCTGACATCTACCTGAAGTTTTACAACACGGCTGACAGAGACGAAATCTATTACTACATCGCCACTTTCCTGG AGAACCACATGACGGAGCACACAGCGGAGAGCTACATGCTGCAGTGGCAGCGCGGCCATCTGAGCAACTACCAGTATCTTCTTCACCTCAACAACCTGGCTGACCGCAGCTGCAATGACCTCTCCCAGTACCCCGTCTTCCCCTGGGTCCTCGCTGAGTACACCAGCACGCAGTTGG ATATGACAAATGCTGCCACATTCAGAGACCTGAGCAAGCCTGTGGGAGCCCTGAACAAAGAGCGACTAGACAGACTGCTG GCTCGCTACAGAGGCATGCCTGAACCTCCCTTCATGTACGGCAGCCACTactcctctccaggctacgtcCTTTTTTACCTGGTCAGAGTCG CTCCAGAGCACATGCTGTGTCTCCAGAACGGCCGCTATGACCATGCAGATCGCATGTTTAATAG CATAGCTGAAACATGGAAAAACTGCCTGGAGGGGGCGACTGACTTCAAAGAG CTGATTCCAGAGTTTTATGGGAGCGACCCCAGCTTTCTGGAAAACAAACAGAGCCTTGATTTGGGCAGAAGGCAAAATGGGAGCTCAGTCGGTGACGTCATTCTCCCAGCGTGGGCCTCAG ATACCAGCGACTTTCTTCAAAAGCACAGGGCAGCCCTGGAGAGTCAGTATGTGTCAGAGCACCTTCATGAGTGGATTGATTTGGTGTTTGGCTTTAAGCAGAGAGGCAGTGAAGCTGTCGCAGCCCACAATG TGTTTCACCCCCTGACATATGAAGGTGGCATCGACTGCGATag CATTGAGGACCCCGATGAGAGAATCGCCATGCTGACACAGATCCTGGAGTTCGGCCAGACGCCCAAACAGCTGTTCACCACCCCGCACCCTCAGAGGATCACACCGAGGTTCCACAACATAACTCGAAGCCCCAGCATCAACTCAACAGTCAGTGAACTGTCTCCag CATCTCAGAGCGAAGACTCGTCCTTCGAAGACCTGACTGAGGAGAGCAGGAAGTTGGCCTGGGCAAACATGGGAAATCTGAAACTCATCTCCAGCCAGAAGATCCATAAAGA GGCTGTGACGGGCATCGCTGTGACTCGAGATGGAGCAGCTATTTTCTCCACATCCCAAG ACTCAAcacttaaaatgttttccaaagAGTTGAAGGACTTCCAGAGAAGCATGTCCTTCTCTAACATG GCATTATCATCATGTTTGATGCTGGCAGATGGTAAAACGGTGGTGTGTTCTTCTTGGGACAACAATGT TTATTTCTACTCCGTCCCATACGGTAGGCGGCAGGAGACGCTGATGGGTCACGATGATGCCGTCAGTGAAATGTGTTGGTTTGATGATCGGCTGTACACAGCGTCCTGGGATTCCACAGTCAAG GTGTGGCGCTGCGAGTCTGATAGCTCGTCCAGCCACAAGAGATCACAGTTTGAGTTACTGGCTGAGTTGGAACATGATGCGGGG GTGAACACCATTGGTCTGAATCCAGCGGGGACCCTGCTGGTGTCTGGTTGTAAAGATGGGACTGTCACCATCTGGGACACCAGCAGCTACGGAACACTGCAGCAAGTCCACTGCCACACTGGAACCATCCACCACATGGCCTTTAGTCCGG ATAGCAGACACATTCTCAGTGTCGGTGCCGACTCCTGCATGAAGGTCATTGACGTCCAGACGGGAATGGTGATCTCATCTGTGAAATCTGCGGAGGAGCAGAG gtgtttCTGCTGGGACGGGAACTCAGTGCTGTGTGGGGGAGAGTCTGGGGAGCTCCTGCTGTGGGACCTGCTCAGCAACACAGTCACCAAGAGGATCCCTGCACACTCAA GTGCCGTCACAGCCATGTGGATGAACGAGCTGTGCACCACAGTGATCACAGGCGGAGAGGACAGACAGATGATCTTCTGGAAGTCCCCAGgttaa